Genomic DNA from Torulaspora delbrueckii CBS 1146 chromosome 8, complete genome:
AGCTAATCATTGCAGATTTGGATTTCAcgattttgcaaagtgtGAGAACTAATATGCCCCTGTGGCAACAACGTTCGATCTTGAATAAATCATTACAAAACGAGTAGCTATCTTTTTACAATGAGTCAAGTTCACTCTTAACCTGATCCTCATCTCTAGTCTTATTGACCACTTTGAAGGCAAACGTCAGGTATGAAGTATGAGACTTAATTTCTGGCTCGATCTTAGTCACCTGCTTCCACTTATAAGCCGTATCACCCTCTTTGATCCGTGAACCTTTACCAAATGGATTGAATTTCGTCTTTTCTGTGGTGGgtctcttttcatcattgatctcttcctgTGGTTGATCGTTCAAGATATTATCGCACATCCGCTTGCGTCTTTCGAGTCCCTCATTCTTACGTCTCTTGACATCCCGAAGTCTTTCGATAGCATCATCCATTGTTCTTACCATCTGCCTACGGCTCTCGTATTGTCTTCCCTGTATTTCAACCATCTGCAAATCGTCCCAACCGTGCTTATTCAGCGCTTCAATGGTTCTATCGACTTGTTCGATACAGGGAGAGAAACAGCACAATCCGACTTTCTCGTTCTTGCTTATCACGCTGTCTAAATGTGGGATTGCGTCCCAGGGTGCCGGTAGATCAAGAAAGACCGCATTTGCACCGATAGTCACAGAACCCTCGCCCTCATTAAACTTATGGGACGTAACATCCGAAGATCTGATACTAAACCCATTTGCGCAAACATCCCTGTGCGTTATAGTCACATTTTTATCGTGATGAATAAGTCcatgttcttcaaactctgcCAATGCTTCCTCGTACCGCGGTTTGTGAAACTCATAACTGTATAAGTGTCCCACGGTTCTCGCAAATGCATGTGAAAACGAACCAGAACCGGTCCCTGCCTCGATAGCCTTAGTTCTCGGACTGCAATTGAGCCTCTCCATGATGTAAGATGAGTCCGGCGTATAAACGATCTGTGTTCTATGCGGTAGTGACAAAGTCCACAACTCTGGTGTAGGTTGCAAAACATGAATAAACGCAAACTTATTAGACCCCTTTGTTCGGATGGCAATCTGTGATCCATACGGTTTCCCGATCATCAGCTTGTGTGGGAAGGATCCATACCGCGTATTGAAAGTCTCATTAGAATCTACTTTGATCGGTTTGATGTTatctcttgaaatccaCACCAATACCAACTCTCCCTCCTTAATTACGTCCCGGTACTCTGAAAAAGCAGACATAGCACCTATAAAACTCACAATTGTCAATCGATGAGctgcgatgagcttcatTGAAACTTTTTATTTCTTCAGtatgattgaaaagttatGCCAAaaaagtcacgtgatgaTCAAAAGTTTATATACTAGTACATGTCAGACTTGTGGAAGTCGTATAGTAGCCCGTAGCGTGCCAATTGCTTGCCCTTGGCCGTCTCATGGCGGTATCTTGCCTCATCTCCGTCCCTGCGTCTTTTACTGGCTTCTGCGAACGGTATACGCTCCATCGACTCCAATGGCCCGTCCTCACGGTCGATATCGACTTCGCCCAACATCACTACATTCTCACCACGAACCATAAACAAACCTCTGGTTTCTTCCGCGTACTGGTTACTCTCCGGTACATATATCCGCTCCACACAGTGCTCAAGTATCACATTAGCGTACTGGTCAAAGGTCCGCAGCACACCGAATAACATTTTCCCATCCCGCAGTAAAACGAAAATCTTACGGTCTACAGATCCCACAATGGCTGCCGTTGTGGTGAAGTTGTATTGGTCCAAGTACAAGTCTGCCTCTCCCTCAGTGATCTTCTTCGGTCCACCAGCACCCATCTGAGGCTTCTTAATATCTACCGTTGACATCGCACTCTTTCAGTCCTCGATCAGCACTCGATAGTTCAATAGCCCTCTAAACTTGGTTATCAGTGATTGAAACAGCTTATTCTTCTATACAGTTAAGAagactgaaaaattgagcGTTATTACCCGATTTTTTCAGACGCATTTAGCTTTAAAATAGAGGGATAATGGTTAACTATAGTCACTTTTAGAGGCCATTGACAATTATTAGAGCTATCATGTCGATGTTCAAGACTTTACAACATCAGCCACGGGTTATCTCTTTGTTTACACACAATTTGGAAAACAACAGGGCAACTGAGGCTATTTTACAACTGCTGAGATGCGATGCCGATAGTAAGTACAATGTGGAGTTGGATACGAAGTTTCCAACGTTGGATCAGCTCAAGTATATGAATGGGATCAATTCGCAGCTATTACAGAAACAAGTGCCCACTTTGAGCCAATTGCTGAAGCAGAAACCGCACGATCCAGTTTTTCATTCGGAGTTGAAGGACTGTGTAGCAAAGGGTATTTGGAACTCAAAGACTCCATTGTGGGTTGATTGGGAAAAGAAGCAGATGGGAAATGATACGAAGGGAATTGCGGGCCTATTGGAGCCACAGGAGAAATCCGAGTAGCGATATTTAGAAGTTACGTAACTGAGGTTTATGAAAACCCCAttctttcaatgacatAGTTCTGCGCAGCGACCCCAAGGGATAATGAGAGCCCGTCCTCGACCCATTCTTTGACCCAGTCACTGGGgtcaacaacttcttcctcggaGTCGGTTTGTTCAGTTGGTTTCTCCAGCCAGCTAACCCATTTCATGGGGAAGCCTTGTGATCTGGTAATCGTAGAGATGTCGTTGGTTATATCCTTGAGGATCACTGTGAAACTGAAATTGCCCGGGTGGCGGGAATCCGTTGTAACAATATCGCCTTTTGTGCTCTTGCTGTCCTGTGGGACACCAATTGGCAGGATCGATATGAAAACATCGCTGATATTTGCTTCTGTGCTGGAACTTTCTTCCTGGTCTTGTGCATCCTTCTGCTGTTTCAATATTTCTTGGTGCGCTTTATCGAATAGCTTGATGGCATTATCGAGATTTGCAAAGGCCAACTTCTCCCCATCGGTGATCTTACcgttgaaaagattcaatCTGCGCTGTCCAGCTGGATCCTCATCGATTTCGGACTTGTTTGGATGACCCCATTGATCCACGAATATTCTTATCCCACCTTGAACCTGAGAGCTTAGCACTTGATCGAATTTTTGTTCGATGTTGTATCGTAAATGTGGGAAATTGACAAGATCATGTACTAAGTGGATCCTCAGCACTTCATCGGTTTCCCCCGCGACAATCTTTTGTAAATTTCTAGCCAATTCTGTTATAGTGGCTGCAtttatctttgaagtaagttccaattgatcctgCGCAAGCTTTGTCTTAATATTTGAAGCTTGTTCAGTGGTCTTGTTCCAAAAGCTGGACACAGTCGCAGAGCCTGAAGACGACCACCAATTGGAAATAGAAGTAATAGGATCATGCAGTGGAGTGTCTTCCCTATTGGTTGCTTCAATCTCATGTGCTTCCTCCTGTGGAGCCTTCTCTTGAGGTATCTTTTCTTGGGCCTTTTCGACTTCTGGAGCCTGTTCGACCTCTGGAGCCTGTTCGACCTCTGGAGCCTTTTCTTGCACTTTTTCAACCACTGGGGCCTTTTCTTGCTTGGCTTCACCCTTCTTGTTCAGACTCAAGTTGcttttctccaattcatcTAGGAAATCCATGATATCGCTATCATTCTTGTTCTTTCCCTCTGCCACTTTGGACTCTTTAGGGTCCCCATTCTTGGGCAAGGACTCCAAGAACTCGAAAACATCGTCAGCATCGGTAGATTTACGATCAGCCATCTCGATAGCACACGATTGCGAGCCAAAAATCGTCAATTGGCCCTATACTTTACTGTTGAGTCTTAAGGTTCAATCAAGGCGAGCGAGCGAGACGGTCTGGCTAGACGACAGTAAATACTCGCAAGAGGGGGAGGAGAAGGAATACCATGAGTATACGTTTCCGGACCACTAAATTGCATTCGAATATAATGGGACCACTCTTATAATTATGATACTATCGAACGCTCATCTTTTTGCAAGACGAAGGTGAAATACTAATGCTACAGAATCAAGAGCGCTAAAATTAACTACTTTGCCAGGATTAGGCCAGGCTAAGCCAAGTATCCCATTGAGAATCTCTCGAGTGCTTCTGAATTCTTTAGAGCTTTAATCTTTTACTCTTGTTCTATACTTAAAAGGCGGAGTGggaaaatttttccaactttaagctcatctcatttcatctcatctcttcGAAATCAGCGAAAAGATCCCAATCACCAAGATATGCCTTCTAAGAACTCTATCAATAGACCAAAACTTACAGTAAACGTTGCACGTAAGACCCAGTCTCTTGCGCATAAGAGAGACCAACGTGAAAGAGCTGGTCTCTTGAAGCCTGCCAGGTCAAGCGAAAAGTCCAAATCTGGTCAGATCAAATCGGTGCCATTGGATCTATATTTCCAGGAGAAGGAGGGCAAAGTCAGTGGTAATGGTCTTACTACCAAGACTCTATCTAAAAAGAGAGCCAAGAAGATCGAAAGAAACATCAAATATGcagaacaaagaaaactttTGGCAGAGTTGCAGGATAAAGTGGTAAATGAAGACGGTATGGAGGTAGACTTGCCAGCTAAgactaagaagaaggaggaaaagaagagcaCCCTGAAAGATGCCCTATGGAAAATTCTTGACGATACTTCGTCCCAAGGTCTAGTGATAAGCAATGGTCAGGGAACCACCCTGGGTGGACCTGTGTCTTCCTAAAGGTTATAAACCGCTATATAAATTTGTACATTAGTTCAAGAGACCTCTTGCTTCCAAGTTATGGCTAACCTCGTTCTTCATAAACTGAATCACTTCCGATGGGTCAGCAGCGGTGAAGACACTGGTACCAGCGACAATAACGTTAGCACCCGCCTTGGCAGCTTGTGGGATAGTTTCCTTACCCAGTCCACCATCGACCTGGATGTCCAAATTAGGGAACTGATTTCTCAGGGTCTCAACCTTGGGCATCATATCAACCATGAACTTTTGACCGCCGAAACCCGGTTCCACAGTCATTACTAGAGCCATATCTAGATGTGGGGCCAGCTCGAAAAGCACGTCAACTGGGGTGCCTGGCTTGATAGCACATGCAGCTCTGCAATCGTGGCTCTTAATCAACTTAACAAGTTCCAATGGGTTCTTAGTGGCCTCGTAGTGGAAAGTGAACTGGTCAGCACCGCACTTGACAAAATCTTCGACCCATTTCTCAGGGTTCTCGACCATCATGTGGCAATCGAAGAAAGCCTTAGGCTTGTCAGAGGTAGAATCTCCTGGTCTTGGAACTGCCTTACGCAACGAAGTGACTATTGGTTGACCTAAAGTAATGTTGGGCACGAAATGACCATCCATAACATCTATGTGAAGCCAATCTGCACCTGCATTGATCACCTTGTGGCATTCGCAGCCCAGATTGGCGAAATCAGATGCTAAGATACTAGGGGCAATGATTGGTTTGACCATGATTGGTGTGTTAAACAAGTCAAAGCGATCATCAAGCGATAATCAAGATTAAATAAttacaaagagtttgacAAACCTCAAACCGAAGGAGGCTTCTACAGAACCCTCGGCTATATCAAGATTGAGTTCAGTGAATTATGCTGTTCAAGTCAATTAATTACACTTTtatatcttcaattcagCCACTTGATAAGCCCTTGGAGACCCATATAGCTACGAAATTCGACATTTCTGAGTCGATTGAAACCATCAGAAAAGACCAATGGCATTCATATTGACCAACCCTACACTATTATATCGGCATTCTCCTATGTGGTCGTGGGTTGATAAATTTTCgcttcaatttttcaacaaaaattgaaaaatgctcCAAGTTAACCATTAATAAGAACCTGACGAGCACCCGGAAGGCCTACACTTTGATTAAAGAGCAACTGTACGACGATGTCTGCTCCGATTAGAACCAAGCCCAAGTCCTCGATGAAGATCGATAATGCTCCAACGCCACATAACACCCCAGCTAGTGTTTTGAACagcagtttcttgaagaatgggaACCCTGTGAAGAACGAGAGCAAGGGAGAGACTATCCCACAGACTATTAGTGAGGAAGATTTGCAAAGTGCACTTTCCAAACAACCATTCTTGTTACAAAGTATTCAGGATAAGTTGGGCACTTTGGTGGGACAGGACAGTGGGTACCTGGATCAGTTGCCTGAAAGTGTTAAGGAGAGAATTTATGGTTTGAAAGCCATCCAAAAGAACCTATTTGCTCTAGAGAAGGATTTCCAAGTTGAGATGTTCGAATTGGAACAGAAATATCTAGAGAAGTACGCTCCTTTGCACGAACGTCGTTATAAGATGGTCActggaaaagaagagcctACTAGTGAGGAAGTGGCCAAGGGTAAAGAACtggaaggtgaagaagaagaacaagcCCAAGAAGCCGAAcaagaagcacaagaagcacaagaacCAGTTAAGGGAATCCCATCTTTCTGGCTCACCGCGTTGGAGAATTTGCCCGTAGTTTCTGACACCATAACGGACCGTGACGCAGAAGTCCTAGATTTCTTGCAGGACATTAAGTTACAATATTTGACTGACGGGAGACCAGGTTTCCAATTGGTGTTTGTTTTTGACCCAGATACGccttttttcaaaaacaagACGTTGACCAAGACTTACTACTACCAAAACGAACTCGGCTACTCCGGTGATTTCATCTACGATCACGCTGAAGGAGAAGAGATTCAATGGGCCGATAATGAGTCCAACACAACTATCGCCGTCGAAATGCGCAAACAACGTAACAAGGCCACCAAACAAGTCAgaactattgaaaaaattacCCCAGTGGACTcgttcttcaacttctttgaCCCACCAAAGGTTCCAGCCCGCGATAACACTCAGGAGGAAGACCAGGACgaccaagaagatgatgaattaCAAGAACTGGAAGAACGTCTTGCACTGGATTACTCAATTGGTGAACAGCTCAAGGACAAATTGATCCCAAGAGCCATTGACTGGTTCACTGGTGCCGCACTCGAATTCGAATTCGACAACGAGCTGCtcgatgatgaggatgaacagttcgacgatgaagatgacgatgacgatgaagatgacgatgaagaagaggaagaacaagaCGAAGCAGAACAGGAAGAACATGACGACTTCGCAGGTAAAGAGAACCCACCAGACTGCAAGCAGTCCTGAATTACACCATAAGCCCAGCACAATAGTAGTAGTATATACATCACATTCTCATCATATAGTAGTAGTTAAGTAGCCTTATCAATTAGCCTCTCCATCACCCGGCCATGAGGTCAAGGGTAGAAAGTATATAAGAGGGGCTCAGAGATAGCTACCTTACAACCACTTAGACCCCTTTGGTAAGCTGAATTTAGCAGAATTGAGATATGACTGGCTCTAACGTGAAAGTAGTGGTTAACAAGGACACAACAGATCGGTTCGCGCGCAATTCTCCTACTTTGAACCACCTGTACAAGTACCCTGTGGTTTCGCGCACTCTGAACCAGGTGGTATCCACTCCTGTAATTTCGCAGTTGCTCTCTGTGATAGTATTGGTTGTTGCGTCTGTGAGACATACGCTGGTGGACTCTGAGTATTCTCCCAAATTTGTGAAGATCGGATATAACGCAATTAGTGGGTTCGGACTCAGGTTTGATGAGCTGGTGAACGTTCTGTTTTTACGTGAAGGTATAGACGCATTCTTGAGAGGCTGGGATTCTCACTCACACAAGCCAGGTTTTTGGCTGTTGTTTTTCTGGGTCGACTACGTGGCCAACGTGTCGAATATCCTGTTGAAGCAATTCGTCGTGCAGCCATTCAAGCTGAACGTTGAGGATAAACGTGAGGAAGACACCAAGAGTGACGGTACCTTACCGCATGTCTCTGAGCTATCCTCTACTACCAAAAGTATCTCTAAAGATTTGCAGAGTAAGTTGCAATCCGATTATATCGGTCCCACAACTGACTTTGCACGTCAAAAATATGACTCGTTGGTGAAACCAACGGCTGACAAGTTGCAATCCGAGTATATCGAACCTAcaagagctcaattgaacaaagtCACTGAACCTACGCGTGCTCAGGCCATGGAAACATATAAGATGGTTTCCAATGCCTACGAaaacaatttcaacaagtctGAGAGTGTCCCAAGGGCAGTAGTTAACACTGGGATCGATCTCAAGAACTTCACTATTGAAAACCTAAGATCCAACAAGTCCGAACTCGAACGTGATGCCCAGCATGCTAAGGAGTTGTAtgagaacaagaaggaaacCTTGGGACAAGGTGTTGACGAAAAGCTTGACGCTTTGGGAAACACTTTAAAGAAATAATTGATACCATTTTACATTCGCTACAAATATGATTAATCTTGCTACTATTCGGTTACATTTTACCTTACTTTTGGTTTATTTTATATAGCCTCGCTCTTTACCTTTATACAAACTGTAAAACTATGTTGTTTGTTTCGTTTACAAAAGAAACCGTTACAGATTAAACACAAAGCCATGTCGCACCACGATCATACCTTTCAAGGACgtaagaagaagttgtctGGATGGGTGAAAAGGATTATACAACCTAGGGATCCAGGTATTAGCCCTTTGGCCTCTGCGGAGACAacagacgaagaagatgactCCGTATCGATGAAAGTGTTATGGGACGCTGAGCCCATTCGAGCCAAATCCGAACCGTTAGAGAGAGATTTACCTTCTGAAGCCACTGATAACGTCAGTATCACTCCGTTGTTCTCGATGTGCTCCTCATCAGTCAAATCCTCGACTTTTTCAGATTCGCATTCGATCCAGTCTACAAGAGCTACTGTCCTCTCGGGAAGAACCGTTGAGACCAACTCCAGCACTATGGCAATCCCACCTGCGAGTATCATTGGTAGAACGAGGGCCTCATCCGCGACGCAACCCAGCAGCAGCGCTTCATCGGCTGGTCCCTCCGCAGTAGCACACCATTTGCATCAATCAAGACCAGCAAGCATACGCCATACTCAATTACAACGAGATCCAAGCTCTACGACAGTCAATTCATCCTCTACCATCAAGTAGAGCACCATTATTCcagttcttcatctctttGAGAGATGGTCACGTGAAGGCCACGTGGCGCTCGCCAAGCTTTCAGtaagctgaaaaatttcctTTCTTTCTATTATAAAAGGTGTACATGTATGGTTAAGAGCACTTCAAAGGAGGTCTCTAGcaggtcaattgatctctcTTAAGTCCTAATCGAGATGAGTAAAAGCAAGGAAGTTAGTGGGAAAAAACATGTGGAGCAGGTTGATGCGTCGCTCAACGAACCTTTGAATATGGAAGCTCCACCAACGATATATGGGACTACAATCAAACCAGAGCTCGCGACCGCTGCATTGAATCTGGCAATTGATTTTATTAAGCAGCAGCAGTCTTTGGCTAATAGAGGGATGATCCATCATTATATTACCAAGATAGTAATGACTGTGGTTGCAATCATCTATTTAACACCACAGGCGACAATACCAAGGAATCTGAGGGCAGGTTCTGTTTCTGGGTTCCTTTACCAGCTGTTCATGTTTAATTGGTACCCTATGGCTACGACGGCAGCAATCGCTTCTGTTGCATTTGTGTGTTTGTTAACAACGTACTCTAGAATCTCCgagactttcttcaagagcAGGATTCATGAAGTAGCAAAGGATAGTGGTCACTCGACGTTTGGCATCGATTTGAGAGAGTTGGTTTTGAAGAGCAAGCCTGTGCTTAAGGATCCTCAGGCACAAAATACCTATGTGGTAGTTTACAGAGAGGCTCCAATTGCGTTGATTTCGTTGACAGAGAACAAGACATTGACTTCGAAAGAGTCACTTGTCATGAGTGTGTCTACCATTGGTTGCAGAAAAGtttatttgaagagtgGCATCATAGAAGATATGTTGGATTGGGCTATGCTACGTACAAAGACTTTGGCGAAGGAGAACAATCACGGAGAATCGATGAAAGTGTTGATTGACGTTTACTCCTTTGATGACCatatgaagaagactttgaaggcCAAGGGATTCTCACCAGTAGCCAGTGCTAAGATCAAGGAAAGCAGGCTGCTTGGCGGTCTATTTGGGTTTCAGAAAGAACTATGGGGTGTTCAATTCCATGTAgaacaaccaaagaagaattaaaCTTTGTAATATATACTTTAATGCGGTAAAAGTCCCACGGATTTGGATCTGTGCCGTTTTGAACTAATGACATGTTTCATGCTGACCCTTACGTAGACAGAGGCCAGGTATAGGGTGGTgattatgatgaagaatacaatgaaatttttcaaaaattgacTCTTCCCATGCACTTGCTTCTTCGCGGGCATCTCGTTTATCTCGTTCACCTCGTATCTAGGTTGTGATTTGGACATCTTCCATCTTTGTTCGCTGTCCTCCTCTAATGCTATCTTTTCGTTATACTCCTGGATAAAGTATAGTTCGAtctcttttgcaaaatcGTTCGACGTATCGTCCTTGTCTTTTAAATGGAATTCATTAGTTTCGACGCTCAAAATGTCAACTGTCTGTGATAATTCGCCTGTAAGGGCACTGATTCCGATGTACCGCTGG
This window encodes:
- the GCD14 gene encoding tRNA 1-methyladenosine methyltransferase subunit GCD14 (similar to Saccharomyces cerevisiae GCD14 (YJL125C); ancestral locus Anc_1.229), whose translation is MSAFSEYRDVIKEGELVLVWISRDNIKPIKVDSNETFNTRYGSFPHKLMIGKPYGSQIAIRTKGSNKFAFIHVLQPTPELWTLSLPHRTQIVYTPDSSYIMERLNCSPRTKAIEAGTGSGSFSHAFARTVGHLYSYEFHKPRYEEALAEFEEHGLIHHDKNVTITHRDVCANGFSIRSSDVTSHKFNEGEGSVTIGANAVFLDLPAPWDAIPHLDSVISKNEKVGLCCFSPCIEQVDRTIEALNKHGWDDLQMVEIQGRQYESRRQMVRTMDDAIERLRDVKRRKNEGLERRKRMCDNILNDQPQEEINDEKRPTTEKTKFNPFGKGSRIKEGDTAYKWKQVTKIEPEIKSHTSYLTFAFKVVNKTRDEDQVKSELDSL
- the LSM1 gene encoding Lsm1p (similar to Saccharomyces cerevisiae LSM1 (YJL124C); ancestral locus Anc_1.230), which translates into the protein MSTVDIKKPQMGAGGPKKITEGEADLYLDQYNFTTTAAIVGSVDRKIFVLLRDGKMLFGVLRTFDQYANVILEHCVERIYVPESNQYAEETRGLFMVRGENVVMLGEVDIDREDGPLESMERIPFAEASKRRRDGDEARYRHETAKGKQLARYGLLYDFHKSDMY
- the FMP46 gene encoding putative redox protein (similar to Saccharomyces cerevisiae FMP46 (YKR049C); ancestral locus Anc_1.231) — its product is MSMFKTLQHQPRVISLFTHNLENNRATEAILQLLRCDADSKYNVELDTKFPTLDQLKYMNGINSQLLQKQVPTLSQLLKQKPHDPVFHSELKDCVAKGIWNSKTPLWVDWEKKQMGNDTKGIAGLLEPQEKSE
- the MTC1 gene encoding DUF5427 domain-containing protein MTC1 (similar to Saccharomyces cerevisiae YJL123C; ancestral locus Anc_1.232), with protein sequence MADRKSTDADDVFEFLESLPKNGDPKESKVAEGKNKNDSDIMDFLDELEKSNLSLNKKGEAKQEKAPVVEKVQEKAPEVEQAPEVEQAPEVEKAQEKIPQEKAPQEEAHEIEATNREDTPLHDPITSISNWWSSSGSATVSSFWNKTTEQASNIKTKLAQDQLELTSKINAATITELARNLQKIVAGETDEVLRIHLVHDLVNFPHLRYNIEQKFDQVLSSQVQGGIRIFVDQWGHPNKSEIDEDPAGQRRLNLFNGKITDGEKLAFANLDNAIKLFDKAHQEILKQQKDAQDQEESSSTEANISDVFISILPIGVPQDSKSTKGDIVTTDSRHPGNFSFTVILKDITNDISTITRSQGFPMKWVSWLEKPTEQTDSEEEVVDPSDWVKEWVEDGLSLSLGVAAQNYVIERMGFS
- the ALB1 gene encoding Alb1p (similar to Saccharomyces cerevisiae ALB1 (YJL122W); ancestral locus Anc_1.233), which gives rise to MPSKNSINRPKLTVNVARKTQSLAHKRDQRERAGLLKPARSSEKSKSGQIKSVPLDLYFQEKEGKVSGNGLTTKTLSKKRAKKIERNIKYAEQRKLLAELQDKVVNEDGMEVDLPAKTKKKEEKKSTLKDALWKILDDTSSQGLVISNGQGTTLGGPVSS
- the RPE1 gene encoding ribulose-phosphate 3-epimerase RPE1 (similar to Saccharomyces cerevisiae RPE1 (YJL121C); ancestral locus Anc_1.234); this encodes MVKPIIAPSILASDFANLGCECHKVINAGADWLHIDVMDGHFVPNITLGQPIVTSLRKAVPRPGDSTSDKPKAFFDCHMMVENPEKWVEDFVKCGADQFTFHYEATKNPLELVKLIKSHDCRAACAIKPGTPVDVLFELAPHLDMALVMTVEPGFGGQKFMVDMMPKVETLRNQFPNLDIQVDGGLGKETIPQAAKAGANVIVAGTSVFTAADPSEVIQFMKNEVSHNLEARGLLN
- the NAP1 gene encoding histone chaperone NAP1 (similar to Saccharomyces cerevisiae NAP1 (YKR048C); ancestral locus Anc_1.235), coding for MSAPIRTKPKSSMKIDNAPTPHNTPASVLNSSFLKNGNPVKNESKGETIPQTISEEDLQSALSKQPFLLQSIQDKLGTLVGQDSGYLDQLPESVKERIYGLKAIQKNLFALEKDFQVEMFELEQKYLEKYAPLHERRYKMVTGKEEPTSEEVAKGKELEGEEEEQAQEAEQEAQEAQEPVKGIPSFWLTALENLPVVSDTITDRDAEVLDFLQDIKLQYLTDGRPGFQLVFVFDPDTPFFKNKTLTKTYYYQNELGYSGDFIYDHAEGEEIQWADNESNTTIAVEMRKQRNKATKQVRTIEKITPVDSFFNFFDPPKVPARDNTQEEDQDDQEDDELQELEERLALDYSIGEQLKDKLIPRAIDWFTGAALEFEFDNELLDDEDEQFDDEDDDDDEDDDEEEEEQDEAEQEEHDDFAGKENPPDCKQS
- the PLN1 gene encoding Pln1p (similar to Saccharomyces cerevisiae PET10 (YKR046C); ancestral locus Anc_1.236), which gives rise to MTGSNVKVVVNKDTTDRFARNSPTLNHLYKYPVVSRTLNQVVSTPVISQLLSVIVLVVASVRHTLVDSEYSPKFVKIGYNAISGFGLRFDELVNVLFLREGIDAFLRGWDSHSHKPGFWLLFFWVDYVANVSNILLKQFVVQPFKLNVEDKREEDTKSDGTLPHVSELSSTTKSISKDLQSKLQSDYIGPTTDFARQKYDSLVKPTADKLQSEYIEPTRAQLNKVTEPTRAQAMETYKMVSNAYENNFNKSESVPRAVVNTGIDLKNFTIENLRSNKSELERDAQHAKELYENKKETLGQGVDEKLDALGNTLKK
- the TDEL0H01190 gene encoding uncharacterized protein (similar to Saccharomyces cerevisiae YKR045C; ancestral locus Anc_1.237) encodes the protein MSHHDHTFQGRKKKLSGWVKRIIQPRDPGISPLASAETTDEEDDSVSMKVLWDAEPIRAKSEPLERDLPSEATDNVSITPLFSMCSSSVKSSTFSDSHSIQSTRATVLSGRTVETNSSTMAIPPASIIGRTRASSATQPSSSASSAGPSAVAHHLHQSRPASIRHTQLQRDPSSTTVNSSSTIK
- the PHO86 gene encoding Pho86p (similar to Saccharomyces cerevisiae PHO86 (YJL117W); ancestral locus Anc_1.238) produces the protein MSKSKEVSGKKHVEQVDASLNEPLNMEAPPTIYGTTIKPELATAALNLAIDFIKQQQSLANRGMIHHYITKIVMTVVAIIYLTPQATIPRNLRAGSVSGFLYQLFMFNWYPMATTAAIASVAFVCLLTTYSRISETFFKSRIHEVAKDSGHSTFGIDLRELVLKSKPVLKDPQAQNTYVVVYREAPIALISLTENKTLTSKESLVMSVSTIGCRKVYLKSGIIEDMLDWAMLRTKTLAKENNHGESMKVLIDVYSFDDHMKKTLKAKGFSPVASAKIKESRLLGGLFGFQKELWGVQFHVEQPKKN